In Candida albicans SC5314 chromosome 4, complete sequence, the genomic window TTAAATGCAAAACAACTCCCCCCCTCCTTAAACTTTACCACCCCaaatattcttcttttgtccatttaaatctttatcaacttttaatttaaaaagaaatcccCCTAAATCACCATCTAAATTTATAGCATCAATTGTAGCTTTTTCATCatccaatttcaaatgtcCTGTAGTTACAAacatttcattatttttaatccCACTACCAATTGTAACACAAGTTGGTCTTTTGGCAGCAATTTTAATTCGTTCAATTTCTTTCCCTTGATTATCAACGTGTAAAATTGTCCCGGTACTGAAAACACAAGTATAAATTTCACCATTATTAGTCATTACTAAACCATCAGGTTCAGGTTGTTCAACATCAGgataaaattgttttaaatcaataaatactgatttatttgttaatttattagtagttttatcataatcatatttccaaattttaaatGTTAATGAATCAGTCCAATAAAATTCATCACCTTGATTATTAAAACATAATCCATTCAGAATTAAACTATTTTCAATCATTACATCACAGGTTAATTTGTTGGATTCTTTGCTAAACCCAATTCGATATAATTT contains:
- the CGR1 gene encoding Cgr1p (Negative regulator of yeast-form growth; HSP70 family member; induced by growth cessation at yeast-hyphal transition or in planktonic growth; physically interacts with Msi3p; similar to rat anti-aging gene, SMP30, stationary phase enriched), coding for MSLTITKDNIFPKGYRGRLTEGVTYDERNNTLLWVDIIQGEVHRVFLDNTNINTNTSSSSHETLKWDSSNESIGAICLTNDPNKLIICSKYGLAYGDFSSSTIEYFFKYPHTTNPDEKLRLRSNDGIIDPWGNLWIGVMNDFPIGAKEGIQPEGKLYRIGFSKESNKLTCDVMIENSLISNGLCFNNQGDEFYWTDSLTFKIWKYDYDKTTNKLTNKSVFIDLKQFYPDVEQPEPDGLVMTNNGEIYTCVFSTGTILHVDNQGKEIERIKIAAKRPTCVTIGSGIKNNEMFVTTGHLKLDDEKATIDAINLDGDLGGFLFKLKVDKDLNGQKKNIWGGKV